From the Desulfatirhabdium butyrativorans DSM 18734 genome, one window contains:
- the siaD gene encoding biofilm regulation diguanylate cyclase SiaD, producing MPADGFFQRVEETLQAPDPPDDWREVIRELYNRYRGQTRLLDRLTHISDRFQSAERERGHGCLVRYERQVRQLEKIVRISDQYQNMLRDLKDRLEHAANYDALTNLPNRRYMMRRMEEAAAEARRIPERTFALMLADIDHFKAINDGFGHSAGDLVLRAIAQAMKSVLREYDICARWGGEEFLLLFPGCFEDCAETVAERLLKAVAKAPLPEERIVNPTISIGYTLHRSGEHTDETVRRADQALYRAKDKGRNCAVFISVTGSLDR from the coding sequence ATGCCTGCAGATGGCTTCTTTCAACGTGTCGAGGAAACGCTTCAGGCGCCCGATCCCCCGGATGACTGGCGGGAGGTGATCCGGGAACTGTATAACCGTTACCGGGGTCAGACCCGCCTGCTGGATCGTCTCACGCATATTTCAGACCGGTTTCAATCGGCTGAACGGGAACGCGGCCATGGTTGTCTGGTCCGCTACGAGCGCCAGGTACGGCAGTTGGAAAAGATCGTACGGATCAGCGACCAGTATCAGAACATGCTCCGGGATCTCAAAGATCGCCTCGAGCATGCGGCCAATTACGACGCCCTGACCAACCTGCCGAACCGCCGTTATATGATGAGGCGCATGGAAGAGGCGGCGGCCGAGGCCAGGCGAATCCCGGAACGGACATTTGCGCTCATGCTGGCCGATATTGATCATTTCAAGGCCATCAACGATGGCTTCGGCCACTCGGCGGGTGATTTGGTGCTCAGGGCCATTGCCCAGGCCATGAAAAGCGTATTGCGGGAATACGACATTTGCGCGCGGTGGGGCGGGGAAGAATTTTTGCTGCTGTTTCCGGGCTGTTTTGAGGATTGCGCCGAAACCGTGGCCGAGCGGCTGCTCAAGGCCGTTGCGAAGGCCCCCTTGCCTGAAGAGCGCATCGTCAACCCGACCATCAGCATCGGTTACACCCTGCACCGATCGGGCGAACACACGGATGAAACGGTTCGCCGGGCGGATCAGGCCTTGTACCGCGCCAAGGATAAAGGCCGCAACTGCGCCGTGTTCATCTCGGTGACAGGATCACTCGATCGCTGA
- the siaC gene encoding biofilm regulation phosphoprotein SiaC, with amino-acid sequence MNDITISQTPNTPAVSTDYARGVITMAGDSYPENPFEFFKPLFEWVNRYLDTETGPLSLDLELVYLNTSSIRAMMDIFDRMEEAHRSGRTVSVRWLYDPENDRVGELAEEFKEDCTFPFVIAPRE; translated from the coding sequence ATGAACGATATCACCATCAGCCAGACCCCAAACACCCCTGCCGTAAGCACCGATTACGCCAGGGGTGTTATCACCATGGCCGGGGACTCCTATCCGGAAAATCCGTTCGAATTTTTTAAGCCGTTATTCGAATGGGTCAACCGTTACCTGGACACGGAGACCGGTCCGCTGAGCCTGGATTTGGAGCTGGTCTATCTGAATACCAGCAGCATCCGGGCCATGATGGATATTTTCGACCGGATGGAAGAGGCTCACCGATCCGGGCGAACCGTCAGCGTGCGTTGGCTCTATGATCCGGAGAATGACCGGGTTGGCGAATTGGCCGAGGAATTCAAGGAAGACTGCACGTTTCCCTTTGTCATAGCACCGAGGGAATAG
- the siaB gene encoding biofilm regulation protein kinase SiaB, whose translation MTTPAYDLYDLREDFDRQHIMVCFNGPINAALIEEIGRALRDYLRNQQEAPTAVVDIFAVYIEMTQNIRRYADQHRDLAGAGNAVIVVSRNDGHYVVSAGNVVAQNDGAALLARVRELGSLDTAGLKAVFKAQLRQPRETLSGSAGLGLIDMARKAAQPISACVREIDAARSFFSLRVVL comes from the coding sequence ATGACAACCCCTGCTTATGACCTCTATGATTTGCGGGAAGACTTCGATCGGCAGCACATCATGGTGTGTTTTAACGGACCCATCAATGCTGCACTGATCGAAGAAATCGGACGGGCCCTTCGCGATTACCTCAGGAATCAGCAGGAAGCGCCGACCGCTGTGGTGGACATTTTTGCCGTGTATATTGAAATGACCCAGAACATCCGGCGCTATGCGGATCAGCATCGGGATCTGGCCGGGGCTGGAAACGCCGTCATCGTGGTTTCCCGGAATGACGGGCACTATGTCGTCAGCGCTGGAAACGTCGTGGCCCAGAACGATGGCGCGGCCCTTCTGGCCCGTGTGCGTGAACTTGGCTCGCTGGATACGGCCGGGCTCAAAGCGGTTTTCAAAGCCCAGTTGCGTCAGCCGCGGGAAACATTGAGCGGCAGCGCCGGGCTGGGGCTGATCGACATGGCCCGAAAAGCCGCACAGCCCATATCCGCCTGTGTTCGGGAAATTGACGCTGCACGGAGTTTCTTCAGCCTGCGTGTCGTGTTGTAA